A region of Streptomyces sp. NBC_01750 DNA encodes the following proteins:
- a CDS encoding ABC transporter substrate-binding protein, with amino-acid sequence MRRAVILAVVTALGAGLLAGCAKDSDEPAGSSSKAGGGGGGKGTTTLTVGVFGAFGLKEAGLYDEYMKLNKNIVIKQTSIERNENYYPQLLTHLGSGSGLADIQAVEVNNIAEITATQAGKLVDLGRTDGVQKDAFLPWKLAQATTKDGRTIALGTDIGPQGICYRKDLFAKAGLPTDREAVGRLWAGDWNKYLDAGKQFKAKAPKGTAFVDSASGVMAAITGSNENRFYDKDGKVVYKTNPSVKQAWDIAAAFATEGLTGKLQQFTPAWDQGYANGTFATVSCPAWMLGYIQDKAGAPGKDKWDVAAAPKPSNWGGSFLTVPEAGKNKAEAAKLAAWLTAPEQQAKLFAKRGSFPSAKAAYSLPAVSGAKHTYFGGAPIGQIFSEAAEGVPVQIIGPKDLIIAQNLADIGMLQVDQKGRSSKEGWNAAVKAIDNALDQ; translated from the coding sequence ATGCGCAGGGCAGTAATCCTCGCGGTCGTCACCGCGCTCGGCGCCGGTCTGCTGGCCGGCTGTGCGAAGGACAGCGACGAACCCGCCGGCAGTTCCTCGAAGGCCGGCGGGGGCGGTGGTGGCAAGGGCACAACCACGCTCACCGTCGGGGTCTTCGGCGCGTTCGGCCTCAAGGAGGCCGGCCTCTACGACGAGTACATGAAGCTCAACAAGAACATCGTGATCAAGCAGACCTCGATCGAGCGGAACGAGAACTACTACCCGCAGCTGCTGACGCATCTGGGCAGCGGCAGCGGACTGGCAGACATCCAGGCCGTCGAGGTCAACAACATCGCCGAGATAACCGCCACTCAGGCCGGCAAGCTCGTCGACCTGGGCAGGACCGACGGGGTCCAGAAGGACGCGTTCCTGCCGTGGAAGCTGGCGCAGGCCACCACCAAGGACGGCAGGACGATCGCGCTGGGCACCGACATCGGGCCGCAGGGCATCTGCTACCGCAAGGACCTCTTCGCCAAGGCCGGACTGCCCACCGACCGTGAGGCGGTCGGCAGACTGTGGGCCGGCGACTGGAACAAGTACCTGGACGCGGGCAAGCAGTTCAAGGCCAAGGCGCCGAAGGGTACGGCGTTCGTGGACTCCGCGTCCGGCGTGATGGCGGCGATAACCGGCAGCAACGAGAACCGCTTCTACGACAAGGACGGCAAGGTCGTCTACAAGACCAACCCGTCCGTGAAGCAGGCCTGGGACATCGCCGCGGCGTTCGCGACGGAGGGCCTCACCGGCAAGCTCCAGCAGTTCACACCCGCCTGGGACCAGGGCTATGCGAACGGCACCTTCGCGACCGTCTCCTGCCCGGCCTGGATGCTCGGTTATATCCAGGACAAGGCCGGGGCGCCGGGCAAGGACAAGTGGGACGTGGCCGCGGCGCCGAAGCCCAGCAACTGGGGCGGCTCGTTCCTGACCGTCCCCGAAGCCGGCAAGAACAAGGCCGAGGCGGCGAAGCTCGCAGCCTGGCTGACCGCGCCCGAGCAGCAGGCGAAGCTCTTCGCCAAGCGCGGCAGCTTCCCGAGCGCCAAGGCCGCGTACTCCCTGCCTGCCGTCTCCGGCGCCAAGCACACCTACTTCGGGGGCGCGCCCATCGGGCAGATCTTCTCCGAGGCCGCCGAGGGTGTGCCGGTCCAGATCATCGGGCCGAAGGATCTGATCATCGCGCAGAACCTGGCGGACATCGGCATGCTCCAGGTCGACCAGAAGGGCCGTTCGTCCAAGGAGGGCTGGAACGCGGCTGTGAAGGCGATCGACAACGCTCTGGACCAGTGA
- a CDS encoding carbohydrate ABC transporter permease: MSMLGPGERPPAGHSTTAVAAAPSPGEEGAAPPLAPAPSAAEERRRARRSRRYRLDVKWSPYAFVMPFFVFFLAFGLFPLLYTGWASLHRVELTAPTDMEWVGLRNFSRLLEDEFFWNALRNTVTIGLISTVPQLLMALGIAHLLNYRLRGSMFFRVAALTPYATSVAAATLVFVLLFGRDYGMINWTLGLAGFDNVDWQNGEWTSQLAVSTIVIWRWTGYNALIYLAAMQSIPNDLYESAALDGASRRQQFIHVTVPSLRPTILFTCVVSTIGATQLFGEPLLFNGSAGATGGADHQFQTLGLYLYEQGWVNLHLGRASAIAWAMFLILLVIGAVNWLLARRLSKSA, from the coding sequence ATGAGCATGCTGGGGCCCGGGGAGCGTCCCCCGGCAGGACACAGCACCACGGCGGTAGCCGCCGCGCCCTCCCCGGGGGAGGAGGGCGCGGCCCCGCCGCTCGCCCCGGCGCCGTCCGCGGCCGAGGAGCGGCGCCGCGCCCGGCGCAGCCGCCGTTACCGGCTGGACGTGAAGTGGAGCCCGTACGCCTTTGTCATGCCGTTCTTCGTCTTCTTCCTGGCTTTCGGGCTCTTCCCGCTGCTCTACACCGGCTGGGCCTCGCTGCACCGGGTGGAGCTGACGGCGCCCACCGACATGGAGTGGGTGGGGCTGCGGAACTTCTCGCGGCTGCTCGAGGACGAGTTCTTCTGGAACGCGCTGCGGAACACCGTCACCATCGGGCTGATCTCCACGGTGCCGCAACTGCTGATGGCGCTGGGCATCGCGCATCTGCTCAACTACCGGCTGCGCGGCTCGATGTTCTTCCGGGTCGCCGCGCTGACTCCCTACGCCACTTCGGTGGCCGCGGCGACGCTCGTCTTCGTGCTCCTCTTCGGACGCGACTACGGGATGATCAACTGGACGCTGGGGCTGGCCGGTTTCGACAACGTCGACTGGCAGAACGGCGAATGGACCTCCCAGCTGGCCGTCTCCACCATCGTGATCTGGCGGTGGACGGGGTACAACGCGCTGATCTACCTCGCCGCGATGCAGTCCATCCCGAATGACCTGTACGAGTCGGCCGCGCTGGACGGTGCCTCGCGCCGGCAGCAGTTCATCCATGTCACGGTCCCTTCGCTGCGGCCGACCATCCTGTTCACCTGTGTGGTCTCGACGATCGGCGCGACCCAACTGTTCGGTGAGCCGCTGCTGTTCAACGGCAGTGCGGGCGCGACCGGTGGAGCCGACCACCAGTTCCAGACCCTCGGTCTCTATCTGTACGAGCAGGGCTGGGTCAATCTCCACCTCGGCCGGGCCTCGGCGATCGCCTGGGCGATGTTCCTGATCCTGCTGGTGATCGGCGCGGTGAACTGGCTGCTCGCCCGCCGTCTGAGCAAGAGCGCGTAG
- a CDS encoding carbohydrate ABC transporter permease — protein sequence MFSARRAGRRLHGGRITHAVLIVFTAGSLFPLVWTAIAASRNSSRLARTPPPFWFGGNLLGNLEIAWTDANMGTALLNTTIVAGSVATGTVVFSTLAGFAFAKLRFRFKNLLLLLVIGTMMVPPQLSVVPLYMLIAELSWTDQLQSVVLPTLVSAFGVFFMRQYLIEALPTELIEAARVDGANSWRVVWHVVFPAARPAMAVLGMLTFVMAWNDFFWPIIALTQNGNPTVQVALTGLGRGYIPDQSVIMAGALLGTLPLLIAFVVFGKHIVGGIMQGAVKG from the coding sequence ATGTTCAGCGCCAGACGTGCCGGACGCCGGCTCCACGGTGGCCGGATCACCCATGCCGTACTGATCGTGTTCACTGCCGGCTCGCTCTTTCCGCTGGTGTGGACAGCGATCGCGGCTTCCCGCAACAGCTCCCGGCTCGCCCGGACTCCCCCGCCGTTCTGGTTCGGCGGCAATCTCCTGGGGAATCTCGAGATCGCCTGGACCGACGCCAATATGGGCACCGCCCTGCTCAATACGACGATCGTCGCCGGGTCGGTCGCGACCGGGACCGTGGTCTTCTCCACGCTCGCCGGCTTCGCCTTCGCCAAACTCCGCTTCCGCTTCAAGAACCTCCTGCTGCTGCTGGTGATCGGCACGATGATGGTGCCGCCGCAGCTCAGCGTCGTACCGCTGTACATGCTGATCGCCGAGCTGTCCTGGACGGATCAGCTGCAGTCCGTCGTCCTGCCCACCCTGGTCAGCGCCTTCGGGGTGTTCTTCATGCGGCAGTACCTGATCGAGGCGCTGCCCACCGAGCTGATCGAGGCGGCCCGGGTGGACGGCGCGAACAGCTGGCGCGTGGTGTGGCATGTCGTCTTCCCGGCGGCCCGCCCCGCGATGGCGGTGTTGGGCATGCTGACGTTCGTGATGGCCTGGAACGACTTCTTCTGGCCGATCATCGCGCTGACCCAGAACGGCAACCCCACCGTGCAGGTGGCGCTGACCGGACTCGGCCGCGGCTATATCCCCGACCAGTCGGTGATCATGGCCGGCGCGCTGCTGGGCACGCTGCCGCTGCTGATCGCCTTCGTCGTCTTCGGCAAGCACATCGTCGGCGGCATCATGCAGGGCGCGGTCAAGGGCTGA
- a CDS encoding GH1 family beta-glucosidase, whose product MSVRPVTFPPAFLWGTATAAYQIEGAVGEGGRTPSIWDTFSHTPGKVEGGDTGDTAVDHFHRRAEDVELMAGLGVNAYRFSVSWPRVQPTGRGPGVQRGLDFYRGLVDDLLDHGIRPVLTLYHWDLPQELEAAGGWPERDTAQRFADYARIVAEALGDRVDMWTTLNEPWCSAFLGYGSGVHAPGRTDPVAALRAAHHLNLGHGLAAQALRSVLPAGAKLSISLNPSVVRARSQSPGDLDARRRIDALANRIFAGPLLKGAYPQDLFADTAALTDWSFVHGDDLAVIKHPLDSLGLNYYAPAVVSDATDSHGERSDGHGASEHSPWPGADAVSFHQPPGERTEMGWSVDPTGLYDLLLHYTREAPGLPLVITENGAAYVDKPAADGTVHDPDRIRYLHGHLSAVHRAIADGADVRGYFLWSLIDNFEWSYGYGKRFGAVYVDYETLTRTPKSSAHWYAALARTGVLPGLPGLPEA is encoded by the coding sequence ATGTCTGTCAGGCCTGTGACCTTTCCTCCCGCCTTCCTGTGGGGCACCGCCACCGCCGCGTACCAGATCGAGGGCGCGGTAGGCGAAGGCGGCCGCACCCCGTCGATCTGGGACACCTTCAGCCATACGCCGGGCAAGGTGGAGGGCGGTGACACCGGGGACACGGCCGTCGACCACTTCCACCGCCGGGCCGAGGACGTCGAGCTGATGGCCGGCCTCGGCGTCAACGCGTACCGCTTCTCGGTCTCGTGGCCGCGCGTGCAGCCCACCGGCCGTGGCCCCGGCGTCCAGCGCGGCCTCGACTTCTACCGCGGCCTCGTCGACGATCTGCTCGACCACGGCATCCGTCCCGTGCTCACCCTCTACCACTGGGATCTGCCGCAGGAACTGGAGGCGGCGGGCGGCTGGCCGGAGCGGGACACCGCGCAGCGCTTCGCCGACTACGCCCGTATCGTCGCGGAGGCGCTCGGCGACCGTGTCGATATGTGGACCACCCTCAACGAGCCCTGGTGCAGCGCCTTCCTCGGATACGGCTCTGGGGTCCACGCACCCGGCCGCACCGATCCGGTCGCCGCCCTGCGTGCCGCCCACCATCTCAACCTGGGCCACGGCCTGGCCGCCCAGGCGCTGCGCTCCGTACTCCCCGCCGGCGCGAAGCTCTCCATCAGCCTCAACCCGAGTGTCGTCAGGGCGAGGAGCCAGAGCCCCGGTGACCTGGACGCCCGGCGCCGTATAGACGCGCTCGCGAACCGGATCTTCGCGGGCCCGCTGCTCAAGGGCGCGTATCCGCAGGATCTGTTCGCGGACACGGCGGCCCTGACCGACTGGTCCTTCGTCCACGGCGACGACCTGGCCGTCATCAAGCACCCCCTGGACTCGCTCGGACTGAACTATTACGCACCTGCAGTTGTATCGGACGCCACTGACAGTCACGGCGAGCGCAGCGACGGCCACGGCGCGAGCGAGCACTCGCCGTGGCCCGGCGCGGACGCGGTCTCCTTCCACCAGCCGCCCGGCGAACGCACCGAGATGGGCTGGTCGGTCGACCCGACCGGGCTCTACGACCTGCTGCTCCACTACACCCGCGAGGCGCCGGGACTGCCGCTGGTGATCACCGAGAACGGTGCCGCGTACGTCGACAAGCCGGCCGCCGACGGTACGGTCCACGACCCCGACCGCATCCGCTATCTGCACGGCCATCTCTCGGCGGTCCACCGGGCGATCGCCGACGGCGCCGACGTACGCGGCTACTTCCTCTGGTCCCTGATCGACAACTTCGAGTGGTCCTACGGCTACGGCAAACGCTTCGGCGCGGTCTACGTCGACTACGAGACCCTGACCCGTACGCCCAAGTCCAGCGCCCACTGG